The nucleotide window CTTATATATGGAAAATGTCAAGACTTTTTGCCTCTAACAGCTGATGGAAAACAGCTGCTTTGACATTACTGATTGGAGTGTGACCTAAACtccaaatattaaaatgttccACCTATTGGTAGCAATGATGCAGCAGTTCCCTGGCCTGGGTGATTTGCTGCTGATTTCCTCTTGTGATACAGAGCTGAAGTTTTTCTGAAGCAAAGGAAAGGTGAGCCAGGCTGTTAAGCATTACCAGGCTGGCCAGCTGGCACAGGTGGAATCAATCAGTCTTGATGTTTgcactgcttaaaaaaaaaaaaaaaaacaagataaaataagatgGCAACTGGTCTCCCACCCATAAGTCATGAAGTTGCTGGAGAAATAACTTAATAAAATAGGTTTTGTGGCACAAATTAGACTTGAAACTAATGCAGACAATGTACATGATGGAGCAAGTTTCCACTGCAAAAGTTCATTTAAATATAGAGTAACCTCATCATGTGACAAAATTTTATCACATGTGGTTAGGGTTTTTCTAAAACATAATCATTCACTGATTTCTCTTGTAAAGCTAGAGATTCAACATTGCATCAGCTGAACCTATCATGGTGTTTCGGCTTTTAACAGTGTATAATAAGATGCTGTGCAGACCTGGCTTAGCCAACTTCACGACCACAGGTGTGTTCAATTAAAGAAGTTTTGAACAACCAATCATGATCAACCACCAGATGAATGAGTATAAGAGATACAGGTGAGACACTTGCTGGGTCAGTGTGCGTCACTGTGAGTGCGGGTGGCTCCCAGTGCTGGCTGTTTGTGACCTAAGTGAGATAACACTATGGCGTCTGCTGGTCTCCAGATTTTTGGCATCTTCCTGGCGTCCATTGGCTTTTTGGGCGACATCGTCATCTGTGCCCTCCCCATGTGGAAGGTCTCTGCCTTCATTGGGAACAACATTGTGACAGCGCAGACTTTCTGGGAGGGCCTGTGGATGACCTGTGTGAAGCAGAGCACAGGCCAGATGCAGTGCAAGGTCTACGACTCGATGCTGGCTCTGCCCCGGGATCTCCAAGCTGCCCGGGCCTTGGTTGTGATCTCCATCCTGGTGGTCTTCATGGGAATCCTGCTCGCCACTGCGGGGGGGAAGTGCACCAACTGCATTGACGACGAGGTGGCCAAGAGCAAGGTAGCCATTACATCAGGGATCTTTTTCATCATCGGCGGCGTCCTCTGCCTGATTCCTGTGTCTTGGTCCGCTCATGTGATCATCAGGAACTTCTACAACCCCATAATGCCCGACGCACAGAGGAGGGAACTTGGCGCATCACTGTTCATCGGCTGGGGCTCAGCAGGTCTCCTGTTCATCGGTGGcgctctcctctgctgtcagtgCATGGAGCGCAAAGACCGAGGTTACTCTGTCAAATACTCTGCCCCACGCTCAGCAGCCAGTGGAGGAGCCTACGTTTAGACACGTTTGCTCCCAAGCGCTTCATATCAAACTTTTGTGTTTCAAGAAAGTGAGGAATTGTTAACTCCTTTTTGTTTTaactatttttattgttttattctttaatgCTTTATTAAATGAAATCAAACCTTACATGATCACCTGGTTTTTCTTTGGGAAGGTTGGACATGTGGTGTTTCAGTGCAGACACCAGGTTTTCTACTGGTCTGAGGTGACAGCTTTGCTTTCATCCCCTTTAAACATATGGCCAATTTTGTTTCCACAAATGGTGGTCAGCTGAAGTGCCACATGGTATTTTATTTGCCTCATTCTGCCATTTGCTGTCACCACCACTTTTAACCTGAGTTCCAAACCTTGATAACAAAAGCTTTTCATGCATAATTCCCCTGGTAACTGCTTTTCTCCTCCCACTCATTCACAACATGTAGGAATCAGGACAAGCAGGAAACTTGATCCACAAAGTAGCTCAGTCCCCTCCCTGTTCTTTCCTCTCAAAGCTGCAGTGCAAAACCATACAAGAAACGGACAGCTAAcgatttcacttgttttgtttagCGGCAGCTTGTGGTCTTGATCTGTGAATCTGGGGCAAGGCTGAACTGAAATGGGATTTTTCTGAAACATCTTGATGCAAACCTAAACCCTGCATCTCATGTTTTCTTCTTACTGAGGAAAATGGGCAATCAGATACTTGGTTTCTGTTTGGCGCTGGTCGGCATTCTGGGCACCATCGTGATATGTGGCCTGCCCATGTGGAAGGTGACTGCCTTCGTCGGGGCAAACATCATTACTTCCCAagtcttctgggaaggcttatGGATGAACTGTGTGGTCCAGAGCACGGGGCACTCCCAGTGTAAGGCCTATGACTCGATTCTGGCTTTACCGCAGGACCTGCAGGCTGCCAGGGCACTCGTCTGCGTCTCCATCGCTGTCAGTGTGGTGGCCATCGGGCTCACTGTGGTCGGGGCCCGCTGCACCAACTTCCTTCGTGACGACAGCCACACCAAAGGCAACATCGGCATTGCAGGAGGTGTGGTGTTCATACTTGCGGGAGTTTTGTGTGTTATCCCGGTCAGCTGGTCAgctcacaccatcatcacaggCTTCTACAACCCTCAGGCCacccaggagaggagaggcgagcTGGGAGCATCTATATATGTGGGCTGGGCGTCTGGAGCTCTGCTCATCATTGGAGGAGGGATTCTGTGTAGCACCTATAGGTgctgagacagaggaggggaatATAAAATGGCATCCCTCAATCAGATATATAGAGTGTTGACacaattttaatgattttagcTCACAGAAGGAAATTAATTTACACTTACCAGCACTACAAAGATCTTCGCTCAtgctttgttaaaaaaatgtgtttaaaatttaTTTCAACTTGATTTCAATTCTATAAGtcattttaatgtgtaaaaTATGAAACTGTACAAATAGTGCTAGTATGTTTTCTTTCAAGacaatttaaaatgaagaacagcatacatgtatacacagtatgtggcattttcttttaaagtgaagtgaaatgaGGTCCAGATGATCTAATGTCAGTATGTTATGATGTGAACACTTTAACTCTCAAAGATGTTTTATGAATTTGCAAagaatttataatttattttttgattttatatgAATTGAATACTTTATATGAAGTGTGTAGTACAGATCTTATTGTACACCTAAAACTAtatgtatttgtaatttgtaatttagtATCCTAtacagtcttaaaatcttacatttcttaaaattacaggaaaaaaaaaaaaaaaaaacttttccccCATTGGCTTCCAATGCAGATTTACTTATTTAAGGAATTTTCTAGGAAACTATCAATAGCGTGGAACAATGACGACTGCTGATACAAGAAAACTATTGAAAAAAGATTAACTGTATTATAAACAGAACTTTCCTCAGATTTTGGTCGATTTGCATGTTTTAAATATTAGTGCTATACCTGGATTGGTAAGATGAATATGTTTTCTGATGTCATGCATTTAACCAGGGGAATTTTTGTACAGTAGACTGCTCATGGATGTGTCTTTGAAAAagaccaaataaaaaaaagtatttagatttgtatatttttgaatCTGTAAGTGTGCCGTTGTATTCCTTTacctttcatttttaaaatagtcGCTTTCTTCAGAGAAATCGCATCACATACACAAGTAGAGATGGAAGACACAACATGGTTTTAAATGATGTTGCAAAGCTGCAAAGCTGGTTGGCCAGAGGGATAAAAAGTTGGTTATATCACCAGAGGAAATTGTAGACCCACAACATTTGAaagcaagtggaaaaaaacCTGCGTCTTTGAGAAACTCACTGGTCTGTGACATCTGAATGTACATAAAAGCCAGAATAACTTGATCCTTATCTGGCTCAAAACAGTTTGAAATTTCCCTCTGTATATTTACAAGAGCACCCAGGCTGCCTCCTTTTCAAATATGTTGAGCTCTTTCTGTTGATCTTTTGTCATCTGATTACTTCAGCCCAGCAAAACATAACAGCTCTTGTTGtggggaacttttttttttccctcaagaaAGACGAGAGAGGAGAAtacatttctgtttcttcaaAGATCCCAAGAGGATGTGAGGATTTTGAGTGTCTATTTTTCTGcttgttattcatttgtttatttttctgaaaacattttctattgGATTTACCTGGTCTTGACCTTTATATAAAACTTTTGGACATAGTATTGTaccatatattttttatttccccaTGGGAGGGCAGGGCAGGCAGATTGGGGGTCTGGCGTTGTGCCTGATAGGAGTTATAGGcgtgtgtgtggcatgtggACTGCCGATGTGGCGTGAAACGTCTTTTGTGGGAGCCAATGTTGTGACTGCACAATCGGTGAGTTGTTATGATGCTTTGAATACTGAATATGCAATTTTCACCAAGTAAACATGTCAGAATCTATAGCAGTATCACAGTTTGGTATTTCACTCCCATGGTCTGTCTTTcattcaacaaaaaaatgaaaaaaaaaaaaaaaaaaaagctgactgattttttttgacaTGATGTAGGATGACATGGAGAATCGTGAAAAAGTGTAGAATGTGGAATgccataatcccacttgtttccaatgctgtttcacattgtttttatttttttttgtgtgtgaaaaagggaaaatgtgtcaaaacgaggcagaatgagacAGATCAGCACACTAGGAGCAAGAAAATGAGACTTGATTCAAGACTATTCTACAAAACAAGTTGGTcagcattgaaaacaagtgggattatctcatcccactggtgcattttttttcctctcactgtgtTGAACAAGCTTTCaacacagtgatttttttcGCAGAGCAGTGATCGCGTggtctgtgctctctctgaTACTTAGAGGTTTGGTTTTTAATGATCAGGTGAGTCGCTGCAGACTTAAAATATGATACCTCATCCGCATCAGCTGGACGGGGCATAAACCTCCCCTGTCCCGAGAGCCTTGCAGGGCACATAAACCGCTCCTTTCCACAGAAACAGGAACTCATGGACTGCAGGCCACCTTGCTTTTTAAAACTTACTTGATATACTGTCAATTATTAAACTGTCTAATTCAGTCTAATTACGTTTAATTCTGTCACTAAAGATGTAATCCCTCCACTTGCAGGTGTGGGATGGCCTGTGGTTCCACTGTATTGTGCAGGCAACGGGTCAGATGCAGTGTAAGAGGCACACATCAACCGTCACCATGACCTCTGACATCCAGGCGGGACGCGCCCTCACCTTGCTGTCCATCCTTACCGGCCTGCTGGGCTTCACTGTGACCCTCCTGGGTGGTGGGGTAGCCAACTGCAGCGGAGCCCCACCCGACCACACAGAGCCTCAATCCACCTCATCCTCCAAAAACAAGGTGCTGGAAAAATACTCACTCCTCATATTCTGTGTGGGGAATATTTAGATTATCTGCAATTTGtgtacaacaaaatgaaaatgttttctgtttggacTTGTGTGGAAATCATATGtgcaaaaatatatgttttagcGGACAATTTATTCTAGTTTTGAGTTCCAAAATTTTATTCTACTAGAATCAAGTGAAACTAGATGACACTCAAACAGTGCAAACCACCGTGCACTGGTGCAAAACCATCATTCCTGTCACTTAAATTTGAGATTGAATTCATTTAGTGAtattacaaacattttttggaatgaaattgtTAGTTCATATTACTTTAATTGTTCTTGTTAAAAAACTAATAATCTAATAATGGAAAACCCAGATCTGGGTCACCatcaaaatataattaattGTCTCTTGTCTCAGTGCTGCCACATTTCAAGGAAATCTGATtgtaagtgtgtgagagagataaaCTACCTAAAATGTGGAAAACTACACCTCCTTTACAGAGATAATAATCCATAACTGGGGTGAGATTTCACTTATTTCCCATGacatgttgctttttttctgagtgACAATACTTAGAAATGAAGCACCTCAACTGTTTCAAAACAACGTCATTTTATTAAGGAGAATTTTGgaaacaagcttttttttttatttatttattttttttaattgcacagCTAACACATATACAAGAGGCAATGTCCAGTGTAACATTAATTCACAATGAATGACGGCACAAGTCAAAACTGACAACATGTAGTGATAACAGGGAagcattaaaggaatattccaatgttttgggcaaaatactgtTTTCCAActgacccagactgagacatGATGTTCGAtagcattttcacctctgtatgtccattggttcagctcctatgggtagcatttcgtgttagcttagcataaacacttgaagtctatgggagtcgttagcctggctccgtcaaagagaaaaaataaatctaacaGCAACTTCGAAGCTGtcatatttacacagtgtatcatgtgtatttgaaatacacatcttggaattaaaatgaataaataaatgataataaataataaataagacaGAGTCAGAGTTCCTGTAATTATTTTGCCTAAAacattggaatattcctttaatgtgTATTCAGTCCTCTGTTGTAAGATTTAATCTAAAATTGATTCTGGCATTCATAATGCTGTATAATAAAATCTAATGAGAAGTATATGAtgcagtaacaacaacaaaaacaaataattttcatgGGAAGGGCATTGAATTTACTCACTCCCTTTGAAGCGCTTTTAGCTTGTTTTAAGAAAtgtaagattttaagactcagtaTGAGATGActcatttttgcagtgtagctttTTCTCCTGACAAAGACCTGACCAAACACGATTGACTGACATGAGCTGTTTGTCCTAAAGGCAGCTCTGCTGGGTGGAGCTCTGTGTATCCTGTCCGCCGTCCTGTGCCTGGTTTCTGTCAGCTGGTCCGCAGGCAACACCATCTCCATCTACAACGACCCTTTGGTGATCTCGGCCATGAAGAGGGAGGTGGGCTCCTCCATCTACATAGGCTGGgcctcctctgtcctgctgctcctcgGTGGGGCTCTCATCTGCTTTGTCTGCAGGGGCAAGGAGCGCTCCCACCCGCCCTTCCACAGCTACATGCCAtacagctccagctccagcaccagcttcagtgacaggtcGTCCCGCACAGCCACAGTGAGGACAGACATCATCAGGCAGAAGAATTCACCCGGTCAAGGATCAGATGGGGGAAGACGTAACTCACTGAATAAAGCACAGATCGGGGTTGGGGTGTATGACCAGGCTCACGGGACAATCATGGGACCTCAACCAAATCATGGGGTGCTAGTACGTGATAGTCTCAACAGAGCACAATATTATTATGACCTGCCTGATCTAGATGGAAGAGGCCATCCACTTGGAGCATTATATATTGTATAGAACAATGAGGACATGCAGGAATTACTCACAGAGTAACCAAACCCAAATTTCTCTGACCTctaagcctgacctctaatctaatgtcactgcctgctgtaggcctactttttattttactatttccCAGAGGGGCTCAATGAAGTATGATTTATATGATCACTGTCCATATCTgaataaatttgtattttatgaTTCCAGTGGAACACCATTATTACACCAAATACTGAATGCATAAATGAACATACTTTTCAGAAGGTCGACATTTCTGTATTAtggatcctttttttttttttttttttttttttttggactggccttatgtaatattctaatattctgagatactggatttttgatAAGCCATAAtcaccaaaattaaaataaaaaaaggcttgaaatatttcactttatgtgTAATCTAAAATGCGTGaaagtttcactttttgaattaaattacggaaaaaaataaacttttccatgatattctatttttttgagatgcacctatatatataatatttatggGGAACAAATAGGCTAAATTTCCCATACTCTTTGTTCTTTATGTCACACAGTAAcaacagtttgttgtttttacagggAGTAAAACAAGTTGTTCAGGTGTGTATACCAAGGAATCCCTGCAAACAGGTTGTGTTACTATGTGACCTACTTCAACCCAAATGTTGTAAAACAAACTTACAGATAGGGAGAGTGGTAActgtgtgtatactgtgtgctatgtgtgtgtgtgtgtgtgtgtgtgtgtgtggctgtggctgttcCACTGATATTCTCTGTTGGCATTATCTGTGTGCATTATATTCTATCAGTATTCGTTTATTTCATGGTGATATGATGTAAACTCTTTTGAATCAGTGCAGATTTGTGAAGTTTGATAAAGAGAGCGAGGTATCCCTAATCTCCAGAGGATGAGAAATGTataaaatggaaacaaatgagggaaaaaaaatcttaaatgaaatactttcacacactgtttttctgtgtgtttgtaggttGAAAACAAGTGAAGTAACAAAAAGGGCTCCAGAGTTGACAGCAGGATGTTGTTTGCACTGACAATAAAGATGTTTCTTATTAGATGAAGTCACGTCTCATGTGTCCTTTAAGTGTTATAAGCGACAGTTTGGTGTGTCCAATCATGTTGAGTAAAGTGGTTTGGGTTTGTCATAATCTGGTGAAAAGAAGATAACTCTGAATTTCACACACCCATTGTCCCTTTCGACATTACAAGGGCAGTAAGATTAAAGATTATATTTAAGCCTGATTAAAAGGTTTGggttagtgtgtgagtgtgtgtgtgtgtgtgtgtgtgtgtgtgtgtgtgtgtgtgtgtgtgtgtgtgtgtgtgtgtgtttgtggtgggtGGAGTGAGTGTGGTTAGGGGGTTAGAGGGGTCAGGTGTTTCTGCTCAAAAAGCCTCTGCTTGATTGAAAGTAGATTGTGTTACACATCACTCTGATCTTCTGCATGCATACGTTTTAAACAAGTGCATGCGCATGGAGACAAATGTACATGGTGCAtgaacgcacgcacacacacacacacacacacacacacacacacacacacacacacacacacacacacacacacacacacacagttacagctGGAATATGCACCAACTTTTGCACATACACGAGGCTCAGCATTTTCATTTGTGATCTAATTCAGGGATTTATTCTAATCTAATAAAGTCAGACTCCGTGATTTTTGatttggatggatggatgcttTTGGATGTCGGATGAAGTGGCTAAACCAATGACATGTTGCAGAATTAAGGCAAAAGTGGAGTGCCTAATTACTGTTTTGcccatattattttttaaaacaaacaatctcAACATGAAGGTGAAGAATGGAAGAGATGATGTCACACACTTTCATCGCCAactctctgtctccgtctctctctcgctctctttatTTGTCTCTTTGCTAATCTCCTccccttttttctccctaaaGAGTAGGTGTGGTGTATCTACACCTGACCGGTAGCACACAAGCAGATACTCTCTTCAGGTGACAgaaaactgagagagaaagagagcagagggagataCAAAAGGGGGAGGGACAGAGACTGACAGAGCGAGGCTGTAAGATGCACTGTGGCTGAACTGGTATCCACATACAGCTGGAGTCAGGTAAGAGCTGCTGGAGGCTAGATCGGTGACTGAATTAGTCAGGTGGTGTAGGACAATAGTGCGCTGTGGTCCCAGGGTTCAATACTCTAAGAACATCTGCGGAAGGACAAATGAttggagagagacacaggaatgGAGGCTTTCAGGTATGACAAAATCACGGAGTGAGCAAGAGTAAGAGACTGAAAGAGAAACCAGGGAATATACTGTGGAGGTGACGAAACCAGGAGTCAACCAAGACAGTGCTACCCAGGGAgctccagaggaaaaaaaaacatcggaAATTCTTCAAAGGACTGTGAAGTCAACCACCTGTCTGCTATGGCCTCTCTGGGGATGCAGATGCTGGCCAGCGCTCTTTGCCTCCTGGGTTGGGCAGGGGTAATCATCACCTGCATTATGCCCATGTGGCGGGTCACAGCCTTCGTGGGCAGCACCATTGTCACCTCTCAGACTATCTGGGAGGGCATCTGGATGAGCTGTGTGGTGCAGAGCACAGGCCAGATCCAGTGCAAACCGTACGAGTCTCTCCTCGCTCTCAgctctgacctgcaggctgcCAGGGCTCTCACTGTCCTTGCCATTGCTACAGGTGGCGTAGGTCTCATACTGGCCTTCATCGGAGGGAAGTGCACTCGCTTCCTGGATGAAGAAGGAGGCGGGGCAAAGGGCAGAGTTGCTGTAGCAGCCGGGGCAGTGCTGATCGCCACAGGGTTGCTGTGTTTGATTCCCACGTCGTGGACAGCCGGGGCGGTGGTCAGGAAATTCTACAGCGCCGCCTTGGACAGCCAGCGGAGAGAGATCGGAGCCTGTCTGTACATCGGCTGGGGAGCATCCATCCTGCTCGTCCTGGGAGGGGGGTTGTTCATCAGCTCCGCCTGTCCCCTTAAAGCCCACAATACAGACAAGAGCCCCTCCGTTCGCTATCTTGTGGTCCACTCCTCCAACGGGTCCAGCCAGGGAGGCTCACAGCGCAGCAGGATTCATTCGACAAAATCAGAGCCATTCGGGCCGATGTTCTCCAGGCCGCAAAGCAATGAGGGGGCATCAGTAAGGTCGCAGCCAAAAGGACTAACGTACACAAGGCCTCCCTGGGAGGACAGGCCTGGGGAGAACTCAAGGCAGGGGTCAGAAGTGGGCAGTAAGGCGCCGTCAACAAAGTCTCAGATGAAGCGACCAGGGTCGACAAAGTCAGAGCAAAGCGAAGCACCGTCTACAAAGTCGCAGCTGAAACAGGCTGAGTCACAAGAAAGTTTATCAGTCAAGTCCCAAGCTAGTGAGGATGCATCCTCCAATGCAGCAAAGACATATCTATGAACACACACGCTcatccatgtacacacacacacgtgcgcgtgtgcacacgcacacgaaCAAGCACGCTCACATATTGACTACAGATACATAACAATACTATGAATTATTTGGATTTGTTAATTAGTATGTGTTTacttattttgtgatattaAGTCATGAATGTAGTTAATGTAGCTGAAAAAATGAAGGATGTACATATACTCTACTGCAGTTACCTATTACAAGCATAAGATATTGCTTTTGTGCTATTGTCGTCATGTTCTTTTGAAAGGGGAGCGGGGGAAaagcatatatatatgtatatatatatatatatatatatatatatacatatatatgtgtgtgtgtgtgtgtgtgtgtgtatatatcagGGACCAAACGTCCATATACACTGGGGGGGACAAGcccccccccaatgttcaggcactccaaaactgtcccccccaatattgctggaatatattagcaattcaatagcaaattcaatatctgtcccccccaGTGTTGAAaaggtggttttggccctgatatatatatacaccataTTCGTCATTATATAGAaatgactttgttttttgttttttatatatgcAAATGTAAGCAAAAGTTgacaaaggaaggaaggaaggaaggatatGCTCCCTCAACGCCTGAGGAGGCCCAGTGGCTGTGGTGGAGTTTGGACATTACAATTTTACAGTTAAAAAGGTAAAACACTGAATCTTCAAAAACATTTACAGAATTTCGCAAGACACTGATACTTATTTTGACAGCTCATTCCAGCCACAAtcacttttaaaatgtaaaattacatttcaagTGTGGGCTTTGAAAGGATATGTGGACACTATGGCAATGAAACCTGCtcaaactgggaaaaaaatactttgtaagCCTTCCGTTTTAGCATtcagaatgtatttttttcttctaacaaCAGCAGtaattgtttctgtttgttattGTTACCACATGTACTAAGCATAAACTCTCCTTTCACATTTCTTATTGTCATGACTttgaattttgtgtttactttacATTGATAAGAGCACTCATTTTAGGTACATGGATgtaaaaatgctgcatttttgtTTAGGTTTAGTTTTCTGTGCTTTATATTTGCTACTTTAATATGGTAAATGAAATAGTTAATGACGAGCTGAGAATAGCCTTTTCTTCAAAGTTTGCCATAGCATCCCCCTGGACTCTCAGTCTTAGGTCCTGGCTGTTAAAATCCACAGGACAAACTGGTTTGACAGAGAGTGTGCTTACACCAGTGGTGTGCAATGTTAGAAGAGGAAGGCATGATGTGTTTGACAAGCATTCAAATTTAGTTTCAGTGGATCATGTTCACGGAACAAACACGCAGCTTTGTGGTTTTGCTTATTCAAATCTACACAGGCACATGATGCCTTAATTATGGGCAAAATATTCTTGAGTTTTTGAAGAGGGTGCTGAGTGATGTGGATGGATTTACACAGTATAGCTGAAAAGTGTAAAAGATAAATACATAAGTACTAATGTATGTCTATAAGCACACAAGTAAGGAAGAGtgaaacagaataaatacattttttagtaAATCAGTACACAATtacaaaaatgttaattaagtGATGCAATATAACAAATTTTcttcaagaaaaaacaacaactttgccTTATTTTGTGAATGTATGAAAAGTATGGAAATACTGGCTATAAAGTTTAATTTTGTCAGGGTTGGAAAATGATACATCTGAATGTCATGTTGTACTGGCAGTTTATCTGTAACAATGTGGCTCTGTtggacagcacacacagacgctTACTACAACTGGACTGCATGACGTACTGTGATTTAAGTCACTGTACTCCACTACGCAGTTGCTGCCACTGTTTTCTGACATCATCTCTCATTATCATTTGGTCTGGATCGCTGATGTGTGATGGTTCATTTTCCAGAACCATGAGACCGATCACAACACTCTTTTCAACAAGGCATAATGTCAGTGCTCCTCATTAGAAACTGGGTTCAGCGATGAACAGCTGTTCATTCCTGATTTAGTTCGGGTTGGAAAAGCCCGCAAAAACAGAATACAGATACAGACAACCGTGTGTTTAACATTTCACCTTCCCTCAGTGGCTGGAGCCGACTCATGATCagtttcacactcacactctgacAAACACTGCTACCTTGTGGTCAgttatgtgcacacacaaacacacacacacacacacacacacacacacacacacacacacgcacacacacacatgcacacacacacacacacacaaacacacacacacacacacacacacacacacacacaaatcatataTCATGAAGCCACAACATGTTTGGACTGTATGTTAATTACTAG belongs to Myripristis murdjan chromosome 14, fMyrMur1.1, whole genome shotgun sequence and includes:
- the LOC115370934 gene encoding claudin-like protein ZF-A89; translated protein: MASAGLQIFGIFLASIGFLGDIVICALPMWKVSAFIGNNIVTAQTFWEGLWMTCVKQSTGQMQCKVYDSMLALPRDLQAARALVVISILVVFMGILLATAGGKCTNCIDDEVAKSKVAITSGIFFIIGGVLCLIPVSWSAHVIIRNFYNPIMPDAQRRELGASLFIGWGSAGLLFIGGALLCCQCMERKDRGYSVKYSAPRSAASGGAYV
- the LOC115370936 gene encoding claudin-4-like; the encoded protein is MGNQILGFCLALVGILGTIVICGLPMWKVTAFVGANIITSQVFWEGLWMNCVVQSTGHSQCKAYDSILALPQDLQAARALVCVSIAVSVVAIGLTVVGARCTNFLRDDSHTKGNIGIAGGVVFILAGVLCVIPVSWSAHTIITGFYNPQATQERRGELGASIYVGWASGALLIIGGGILCSTYRC
- the LOC115371629 gene encoding claudin-4-like, which translates into the protein MGGQGRQIGGLALCLIGVIGVCVACGLPMWRETSFVGANVVTAQSVWDGLWFHCIVQATGQMQCKRHTSTVTMTSDIQAGRALTLLSILTGLLGFTVTLLGGGVANCSGAPPDHTEPQSTSSSKNKLFVLKAALLGGALCILSAVLCLVSVSWSAGNTISIYNDPLVISAMKREVGSSIYIGWASSVLLLLGGALICFVCRGKERSHPPFHSYMPYSSSSSTSFSDRSSRTATVRTDIIRQKNSPGQGSDGGRRNSLNKAQIGVGVYDQAHGTIMGPQPNHGVLVENK
- the LOC115372013 gene encoding claudin-4-like; its protein translation is MASLGMQMLASALCLLGWAGVIITCIMPMWRVTAFVGSTIVTSQTIWEGIWMSCVVQSTGQIQCKPYESLLALSSDLQAARALTVLAIATGGVGLILAFIGGKCTRFLDEEGGGAKGRVAVAAGAVLIATGLLCLIPTSWTAGAVVRKFYSAALDSQRREIGACLYIGWGASILLVLGGGLFISSACPLKAHNTDKSPSVRYLVVHSSNGSSQGGSQRSRIHSTKSEPFGPMFSRPQSNEGASVRSQPKGLTYTRPPWEDRPGENSRQGSEVGSKAPSTKSQMKRPGSTKSEQSEAPSTKSQLKQAESQESLSVKSQASEDASSNAAKTYL